A part of Arenicella chitinivorans genomic DNA contains:
- the fadJ gene encoding fatty acid oxidation complex subunit alpha FadJ: MSIFTLDTQDGIATITMNDPSQPQNVLNSGIQTEYEAVFSQIELDDSLAGLIFQSGKPGCFLAGADISMLQGITSEEQAVESSELLHAMFDRITKLKIPTVAAIDGVCLGGGLELALAFDYRIASDDKATKIGLPEVQLGLIPGGGGTQRLPRLIDLPTALDLLLTGKQLNGKRAHKAGIVDAVVPASILTDVATRYIARGKPKRRQSAKNWLFKFGPIRKYVISQARSKTLKATKGKYPAPIKILKVVNRGLRMGLKKGLKNEAKAFGHMLMTPESQQLVNIFFASTDLKKDTGVDSDATAVPVEQVGVLGAGLMGAGIAYVSATKAGKTVRLKDISNEGVAKGIAYTGKILDKQVARRRMTALDRQAHLARLTGGTDYRGFATSDVVIEAVFESLDLKQGMVADIEALNTEKKTIFATNTSAIPIDSVAANAKYPERVVGMHYFSPVEKMPLLEVVTGSKTADWVTATAVELGKQQGKTVIVVNDGPGFYTTRILVPYNMEAVRMVLEGVAIEEVDSALEHFGMPVGPIKLMDEVGIDVGAHIVTTLNQAFGDRIPLIDGVDRVLADDRKGRKNGRGFYDYSEKSKGKQVDETIYDVLNLPNHGRTELSGQAIAERIILTMLNEAAYCLQDGILRSARDGDIGAIFGLGFPPFLGGPFRYMDTLGAAAVVEKLEALKAEFGLRFEPAPILRKHAKKGTRFYTA, encoded by the coding sequence ATGAGCATATTTACCTTAGACACACAGGATGGCATTGCGACCATCACCATGAACGATCCGAGTCAGCCTCAGAACGTGCTGAATTCTGGTATTCAGACCGAGTACGAAGCGGTGTTCAGTCAAATTGAACTGGACGACTCGCTCGCAGGACTGATCTTTCAGTCTGGTAAACCCGGTTGTTTCTTGGCTGGCGCAGATATTTCTATGTTGCAGGGTATTACTTCTGAAGAGCAGGCAGTCGAGTCTTCGGAGTTATTGCACGCCATGTTTGACCGCATCACCAAGCTGAAAATACCAACCGTGGCCGCCATCGATGGCGTGTGTCTGGGCGGTGGTTTGGAGTTGGCGTTGGCGTTTGACTATCGCATTGCGTCGGACGATAAGGCGACTAAAATTGGTTTGCCCGAAGTTCAGTTGGGCCTGATTCCGGGCGGCGGTGGCACTCAGCGTCTGCCGCGTTTAATCGATTTGCCTACTGCGCTGGACCTGCTATTGACCGGCAAACAGCTCAATGGCAAGCGTGCCCATAAAGCAGGCATTGTGGATGCAGTTGTGCCGGCGTCGATCCTGACCGACGTCGCGACTCGCTATATTGCAAGAGGTAAACCAAAGCGCCGTCAAAGTGCTAAAAACTGGTTGTTCAAATTTGGCCCAATCCGAAAATATGTGATTTCGCAGGCGCGCAGCAAAACGCTGAAAGCGACCAAGGGAAAATACCCGGCGCCGATCAAAATATTGAAGGTGGTGAACCGTGGTTTGCGTATGGGGTTGAAAAAAGGTCTAAAGAACGAAGCCAAAGCATTTGGTCATATGTTGATGACGCCAGAGTCTCAGCAGTTGGTGAATATCTTCTTCGCTAGCACGGATTTAAAAAAAGATACCGGCGTCGACAGTGATGCCACGGCGGTGCCAGTAGAGCAGGTTGGCGTGCTTGGTGCGGGTTTAATGGGCGCGGGCATAGCGTATGTCTCTGCCACCAAAGCCGGAAAAACCGTGCGCTTGAAAGATATCAGCAACGAGGGCGTTGCCAAAGGCATTGCTTATACCGGTAAGATTCTGGATAAACAGGTTGCGCGGAGACGCATGACCGCGTTGGATCGCCAGGCACACCTAGCGCGCTTAACTGGCGGCACCGACTATCGTGGATTTGCCACGAGTGATGTGGTGATCGAAGCCGTGTTCGAGAGCCTGGACCTGAAGCAAGGTATGGTTGCCGATATCGAAGCGCTGAACACTGAGAAGAAGACAATTTTCGCCACTAACACCTCGGCTATTCCGATTGATTCGGTAGCGGCTAACGCCAAATACCCGGAGCGTGTGGTCGGTATGCATTACTTTTCCCCGGTCGAAAAAATGCCCTTGTTGGAAGTGGTGACCGGCAGCAAAACCGCTGATTGGGTGACTGCCACGGCTGTGGAATTGGGCAAGCAGCAGGGCAAAACGGTGATCGTGGTGAACGATGGCCCCGGATTTTACACTACCCGTATTCTGGTTCCCTACAACATGGAAGCCGTGCGCATGGTCCTAGAGGGCGTGGCAATCGAGGAGGTCGATTCGGCACTTGAGCACTTTGGCATGCCAGTTGGTCCGATCAAGCTGATGGACGAAGTTGGTATTGATGTGGGCGCACACATCGTAACCACATTAAATCAAGCGTTCGGTGATCGTATTCCACTGATTGATGGTGTCGACAGAGTGCTGGCAGATGATCGTAAAGGACGCAAAAATGGTCGAGGATTTTACGACTATTCAGAGAAATCTAAAGGCAAACAGGTGGACGAAACCATCTACGATGTCCTGAACCTGCCTAACCACGGGCGCACCGAACTGAGTGGTCAGGCCATCGCTGAACGGATCATATTGACGATGCTCAATGAAGCGGCGTACTGTCTACAAGATGGTATTCTGCGTTCTGCGCGTGACGGCGATATCGGTGCTATCTTTGGGCTTGGTTTTCCACCATTCCTCGGCGGGCCATTCCGTTATATGGATACACTCGGTGCCGCGGCCGTGGTTGAAAAGCTAGAAGCTCTTAAAGCCGAATTTGGCTTGCGGTTCGAGCCTGCGCCAATTTTGCGCAAGCATGCTAAAAAAGGAACTCGCTTCTATACTGCCTAA
- the fadI gene encoding acetyl-CoA C-acyltransferase FadI: MNSLNIRVAVVAGARTPFLRIATGFSELPARTLAAKLVKELVQRADLDRSTVEKLVFGQVVMAPDAPNIAREIVMSANLPTSTDSYSVSRACASSYQSAADIALNIQSGIIDTGIAGGCDVMSQPPISFNKKMTEAMVRSSYSKGSKLKAFKGIGLRDLMPTQPAIKEPSSELTMGQAAEKMAKENGISRADQDALAHRSHTNAAQAWEQGWFDAQVAPILTGRDYTPVSKDNLFRADSELSKYAKLKPVFDRQYGSVTAANSSPLTDGASAVVLMREDKAKALGYTPLGYIKSFAFAALDPNWQMLMGPSFATPKALDLAGLSLADIDLIDMHEAFAAQVLSNTQAFASKQFAQERLNREQAIGEIDFDKLNITGSSISLGHPFAATGTRQLTQMLYDLQRTGKQHGLITACAAGGLGAAMVLESA; the protein is encoded by the coding sequence ATGAATTCACTGAACATCCGCGTCGCCGTGGTCGCTGGCGCACGAACTCCATTTTTGCGCATCGCGACGGGGTTTAGCGAACTACCGGCACGCACTTTGGCCGCCAAGCTGGTTAAAGAGTTAGTGCAGCGTGCTGATCTTGATCGCAGCACCGTCGAGAAACTGGTGTTTGGCCAAGTGGTGATGGCGCCAGACGCACCCAATATCGCTCGTGAGATTGTGATGAGTGCAAATTTGCCGACATCCACCGATTCTTACAGTGTGTCTCGTGCCTGCGCCAGCAGTTACCAATCGGCGGCAGACATCGCCTTGAATATCCAATCCGGTATTATCGATACCGGTATCGCTGGCGGTTGTGATGTGATGTCCCAGCCTCCCATTAGCTTCAATAAGAAAATGACCGAAGCAATGGTTCGTTCGAGCTACAGCAAAGGTTCAAAATTAAAGGCGTTCAAAGGCATCGGTTTGCGTGATTTAATGCCGACGCAACCGGCGATCAAAGAGCCTTCGTCTGAGCTGACGATGGGACAGGCGGCCGAAAAAATGGCCAAAGAAAACGGCATCAGTCGCGCAGACCAAGATGCACTGGCACATCGCTCGCACACCAATGCCGCCCAGGCTTGGGAACAAGGTTGGTTTGATGCTCAGGTGGCCCCAATTTTGACCGGTCGTGATTATACCCCGGTGAGTAAAGACAATTTATTCCGTGCCGATTCGGAACTAAGTAAATACGCCAAGCTGAAACCGGTATTTGATCGCCAATACGGCTCGGTGACTGCGGCGAACAGTTCCCCCTTGACTGACGGTGCGTCGGCCGTGGTGCTAATGCGCGAAGATAAAGCGAAGGCACTTGGTTACACACCGCTCGGTTACATTAAGAGTTTTGCGTTTGCTGCGCTCGACCCTAATTGGCAAATGCTAATGGGGCCGTCGTTCGCCACACCGAAGGCGCTGGATCTAGCTGGATTGTCGTTGGCCGATATTGATCTGATCGACATGCACGAAGCGTTTGCTGCGCAAGTATTGTCAAACACGCAGGCGTTTGCCTCCAAGCAGTTCGCGCAGGAACGGCTTAACCGCGAACAGGCGATTGGCGAAATTGACTTCGACAAATTGAATATCACTGGCAGTTCGATTTCGCTGGGTCATCCTTTTGCGGCCACGGGCACGCGTCAATTGACGCAAATGCTGTATGACTTGCAACGTACCGGCAAGCAGCACGGCTTAATCACCGCGTGTGCAGCCGGTGGTTTGGGTGCGGCTATGGTGCTGGAATCAGCGTAG
- the ampD gene encoding 1,6-anhydro-N-acetylmuramyl-L-alanine amidase AmpD, with protein sequence MRLDPITGWLDTARIEPSPNFDQRPTGAEPECIILHCISLPPGEYGQDYITRFFLNTLPTAAHPYFAGIANLKVSAHFLIDRLGNVTQFVSTYDRAWHAGESVCLQRPRVNDFSIGIELEGLDTDPNGFTDAQYMALNPLIATLKTAHPKINDTQLFSHSDIAPTRKPDPGPYFDWQRVFAR encoded by the coding sequence GTGAGACTGGATCCGATCACTGGCTGGTTGGACACGGCGCGTATCGAACCGTCGCCTAATTTTGATCAGCGGCCCACAGGCGCAGAACCCGAGTGTATTATTTTGCACTGCATTTCACTGCCCCCGGGTGAGTACGGACAGGACTACATCACCCGTTTTTTTCTGAACACGCTGCCAACAGCGGCGCACCCATATTTTGCCGGTATCGCTAACCTTAAAGTATCTGCACACTTTTTAATCGATCGGCTCGGTAATGTAACTCAGTTTGTCTCCACGTATGATCGCGCTTGGCACGCCGGGGAATCTGTGTGCCTGCAACGCCCGCGTGTGAATGATTTTTCCATTGGCATTGAACTTGAAGGGCTGGATACAGATCCTAATGGCTTTACTGACGCACAATATATGGCCCTCAACCCGCTCATAGCAACACTCAAAACCGCGCATCCAAAGATCAACGATACGCAGCTGTTTAGCCACAGCGACATCGCACCGACTCGAAAACCGGATCCCGGTCCATATTTTGATTGGCAACGCGTATTTGCCCGCTAA
- a CDS encoding phosphatidylglycerophosphatase A family protein — protein MTDAVQFQLRNPIHLFALGFGSGLIKPAPGTWGTLASVPVFWVIVQFLPPAQLGYAMMLAVTFLFGVYVCGQTARDVGVHDHGSIVWDEFVGYFVTMAMVPPSWLNLALGFVLFRVLDIVKPWPIKLLDKHVHGGLGIMIDDVVAGVIAATVLYFAQPYLP, from the coding sequence ATGACCGACGCCGTTCAATTTCAGCTTCGCAACCCGATACACTTGTTTGCCCTTGGCTTTGGTTCCGGCTTGATTAAACCAGCGCCTGGCACGTGGGGTACGCTGGCATCAGTACCTGTCTTTTGGGTGATTGTGCAATTCTTGCCGCCAGCGCAACTTGGCTATGCCATGATGTTGGCGGTGACGTTTTTGTTTGGCGTGTATGTTTGTGGCCAAACGGCGCGTGATGTTGGTGTGCATGATCATGGCAGTATTGTCTGGGATGAGTTTGTTGGCTATTTTGTAACTATGGCAATGGTGCCGCCAAGCTGGTTAAATTTGGCCCTCGGTTTTGTGCTGTTTCGTGTCTTGGATATTGTTAAGCCGTGGCCAATCAAGCTGCTCGATAAACATGTACATGGTGGCTTGGGTATCATGATCGACGACGTTGTTGCTGGTGTAATTGCGGCCACTGTGCTCTATTTTGCGCAGCCTTACCTACCTTAA
- the thiL gene encoding thiamine-phosphate kinase, with amino-acid sequence MSEFSVIEQYCTALGASHSGTEIGVGDDAAVVAVPPGMRLAVSVDSMVEGVHFFQDAAPNDLAWKLLNVNLSDMAAMGALPKWATVTLTMPQENHLWLADFSAELHRAATQAGVQIIGGDTTRGQLNISLTIMGLLPKDDVISRSGAKPGDDLYVSGTLGDAALALAAIEQRVALSAVQRRVVEAKLHRPQAQVALGQALLGFASAGLDISDGLLGDLAHIAKASQVSVEVNADAVPVSQVYREYQNAGGDLSLALAGGDDYQLAFTASAQHRDSVLAQAAKLGVEVTCIGRIVPLSSTPVVVLLDGKPAPELSHSSYQHFD; translated from the coding sequence GTGTCGGAATTCAGCGTAATTGAGCAATATTGCACCGCTCTGGGTGCGTCGCATTCGGGCACCGAAATCGGCGTCGGTGATGATGCCGCCGTAGTTGCTGTGCCGCCAGGTATGCGTTTGGCGGTCAGCGTGGACTCTATGGTTGAAGGCGTCCACTTCTTTCAGGATGCAGCGCCAAACGATCTGGCTTGGAAGCTTTTGAACGTCAACCTAAGTGATATGGCTGCCATGGGCGCGCTACCCAAATGGGCCACAGTGACCTTGACCATGCCGCAGGAAAACCACCTGTGGCTAGCTGATTTTTCAGCTGAGTTACACCGTGCTGCAACGCAGGCTGGTGTACAGATAATTGGTGGTGATACAACGCGCGGACAACTTAATATATCATTGACAATCATGGGCTTGCTGCCAAAAGATGATGTGATTTCACGTTCCGGTGCTAAGCCCGGTGACGATCTTTATGTATCTGGTACCCTTGGCGATGCTGCGCTCGCGTTGGCGGCCATTGAGCAACGCGTCGCGTTGAGTGCGGTGCAGCGTCGTGTCGTTGAAGCGAAATTGCATCGACCCCAGGCGCAGGTTGCGTTGGGGCAGGCCTTACTTGGTTTCGCCAGTGCCGGGCTGGATATTTCTGATGGCTTGTTGGGCGATCTTGCGCACATTGCTAAAGCGAGCCAAGTGAGCGTTGAAGTGAATGCTGATGCGGTACCCGTGTCACAGGTGTATCGCGAGTATCAGAACGCTGGTGGGGATTTGAGTCTTGCTTTGGCTGGCGGCGATGACTACCAGCTGGCGTTCACGGCATCCGCTCAGCATCGTGATTCGGTCCTGGCGCAGGCTGCTAAGTTGGGCGTTGAGGTAACATGCATTGGTCGAATCGTGCCACTCAGTTCGACCCCGGTGGTCGTGTTGCTTGATGGCAAACCGGCGCCTGAATTGAGCCACTCTAGCTACCAGCATTTTGATTAA
- the nusB gene encoding transcription antitermination factor NusB, with product MTAKKATSNRHNARRAAVQALYQWDLTKQAAEDIEKQFSQIHDMQNVDRKYLRMIMAELPGQASELEASIKPHIGREFSSLDPVERAILRLGAFELHNRQDVPTKVVLNEMIELAKVFGSEHSYKFINGVMDKMATAIRSAR from the coding sequence ATGACTGCCAAGAAGGCCACGTCCAATCGCCACAACGCACGTCGTGCCGCGGTTCAAGCGCTGTATCAATGGGATCTGACCAAACAGGCTGCAGAGGACATTGAAAAGCAATTCAGTCAGATTCATGATATGCAAAACGTGGATCGAAAGTACCTGCGCATGATCATGGCAGAGCTGCCTGGTCAGGCCAGCGAGTTGGAAGCATCAATCAAACCACACATCGGCCGGGAATTTTCCAGCCTAGACCCGGTAGAGCGCGCGATTTTGCGTCTTGGCGCGTTTGAGTTGCATAATCGCCAAGATGTGCCAACTAAGGTCGTACTCAATGAGATGATCGAATTGGCCAAAGTGTTCGGGTCTGAGCACAGTTATAAATTTATTAACGGCGTCATGGACAAAATGGCGACTGCCATTCGCTCGGCGAGATAG
- the ribH gene encoding 6,7-dimethyl-8-ribityllumazine synthase — MSHKVITGELHGNSQKIAIVLGRFNSFIGDALLGGAIDVLERHGVPSDQITVAYVPGAFEIPLAVKKMAASGKYDGVVALGAVIRGSTPHFDYVAGECAKGLNTAQLDTGIPVGFGVLTVDTIEQAIERAGTKAGNKGAEAAMTVLEMINVMAKL; from the coding sequence ATGAGTCACAAAGTTATCACCGGCGAGTTACACGGTAACAGCCAAAAAATCGCCATCGTTCTGGGACGTTTTAACAGCTTCATTGGTGATGCCTTGCTCGGCGGTGCCATTGACGTATTAGAACGCCACGGCGTGCCCAGCGACCAGATTACCGTAGCGTATGTTCCAGGTGCATTTGAGATCCCGTTAGCGGTTAAAAAAATGGCAGCCAGCGGCAAGTACGACGGTGTGGTGGCACTGGGCGCTGTGATTCGTGGTTCAACACCGCATTTTGACTATGTGGCCGGCGAATGTGCCAAGGGTTTAAACACGGCGCAGCTGGATACCGGCATACCGGTCGGCTTCGGCGTGTTGACTGTAGACACCATCGAACAAGCGATTGAGCGTGCAGGCACCAAAGCGGGGAATAAAGGCGCTGAGGCTGCAATGACCGTGCTTGAAATGATCAATGTGATGGCGAAACTGTAA
- the ribB gene encoding 3,4-dihydroxy-2-butanone-4-phosphate synthase, translated as MALSSIEEILEDYRNGKMVIITDDEDRENEGDLMMAADHVRPEDINFMARYGRGLICLTLTEERCEKLGLPLMVGDNNGARFSTNFTMSIEAAEGVTTGISAADRARTVQAAVAHDAKPGDIVMPGHIFPIMAQPGGVLSRAGHTEAGIDFARLAGREPASVICEILNEDGTMARMPDLVKFAEEHDLKICSIAELIRYRLEKEPTVVPVEDTEIETERGKIRCVVFKDTERDETHAALIAGEVKPDVPLPVRIHVESDLLAVLKGLNNKATFPVQDAVDYILEAGTGIVVILRYAQNAEEVIYDIEQIKDNKRPGNQGHLRLLGAGSQILSSLGARQIQVMGRARKTHGLSGFDIEIVEYIEK; from the coding sequence ATGGCTTTGAGTAGTATCGAAGAAATTTTGGAAGACTACCGTAACGGTAAAATGGTTATCATTACCGATGACGAGGACCGTGAGAACGAGGGCGACCTGATGATGGCGGCTGACCATGTGCGGCCAGAAGACATCAACTTTATGGCGCGCTATGGGCGTGGTCTGATCTGCCTGACTTTAACCGAGGAGCGGTGCGAAAAACTGGGGCTGCCGTTGATGGTCGGTGACAACAACGGCGCACGATTTTCGACTAATTTCACCATGTCGATCGAAGCAGCTGAAGGTGTTACAACTGGCATTTCTGCGGCGGATCGAGCGCGGACAGTACAAGCCGCGGTGGCACACGATGCCAAGCCCGGTGACATTGTCATGCCGGGTCATATCTTTCCGATCATGGCACAGCCTGGCGGGGTATTGAGTCGCGCAGGGCATACCGAAGCTGGTATCGACTTCGCGCGCTTAGCTGGGCGCGAGCCAGCCAGCGTGATCTGTGAGATATTAAACGAAGATGGCACCATGGCACGTATGCCGGATCTGGTGAAGTTTGCTGAAGAACACGATCTCAAAATATGCTCGATTGCGGAATTGATTCGTTATCGCCTCGAAAAAGAGCCAACCGTAGTTCCGGTTGAAGACACTGAAATAGAAACCGAGCGCGGCAAGATTCGCTGCGTGGTGTTCAAGGACACCGAGCGCGATGAGACGCATGCGGCATTAATCGCTGGTGAGGTGAAACCCGACGTGCCACTGCCAGTACGGATTCATGTCGAGTCCGACCTGTTGGCTGTGCTAAAAGGATTGAACAACAAAGCCACATTCCCGGTACAGGATGCAGTAGACTACATTCTAGAAGCCGGCACAGGTATTGTTGTGATCTTGCGTTATGCGCAAAATGCTGAAGAAGTGATTTACGATATCGAGCAAATCAAAGACAATAAGCGCCCCGGAAATCAGGGGCATCTGCGCTTGCTGGGTGCTGGCAGTCAGATTTTGTCTAGTCTGGGAGCCCGTCAGATTCAGGTAATGGGCCGCGCGCGCAAAACGCACGGTTTGTCTGGCTTTGATATCGAAATCGTTGAATATATTGAAAAATAA
- a CDS encoding MAPEG family protein — MFITPLYAAAFGLLYVFLALNVIRLRFRYRVGYGEGGHGDLIKAVRAHANFAEYVPIALILMWIVESMTFSSMLVFWLGAALLVARVLHVFGMLYPKSMLICRQIGMVVTLAVIAIASVQLLIFYLPASI; from the coding sequence ATGTTTATCACACCACTTTACGCCGCCGCATTTGGTTTGCTGTATGTATTTTTGGCCCTGAATGTTATTCGCCTTCGATTTCGCTACCGCGTTGGGTACGGAGAAGGGGGCCACGGTGATCTGATTAAAGCTGTCCGAGCACACGCGAACTTTGCTGAGTACGTGCCAATCGCGCTGATTTTAATGTGGATTGTTGAGAGCATGACGTTTTCATCCATGCTGGTGTTTTGGCTGGGCGCGGCACTGTTGGTCGCACGCGTGCTGCATGTGTTTGGTATGCTTTACCCAAAAAGCATGTTGATTTGCCGGCAAATTGGCATGGTGGTTACCTTGGCTGTCATCGCGATTGCCTCTGTGCAACTGTTGATTTTCTATCTACCGGCTTCGATTTAA
- a CDS encoding riboflavin synthase: protein MFTGIIETIGTVIATKQLGGDIRITVQAPAFAERDVALGDSIASNGVCLTVIEQHGDAFVFDVSRETITHSLIGEWKVGARVNLEMAMLPTTRLGGHLVSGHVDGLAQLCQLETDARSTRMVFRAPADLSRYIARKGSITINGVSLTVNSVAGDEFDVNVIPHTFEVTTLGGLGIGDKVHIEVDLIARYLERLMSGEQPQHSSLTAGFLAEHGFKSS from the coding sequence ATGTTTACTGGAATTATTGAAACCATCGGCACCGTTATCGCGACCAAACAACTCGGTGGTGATATTCGAATTACCGTCCAAGCACCAGCCTTTGCTGAGCGTGACGTAGCCTTAGGCGACAGCATCGCAAGTAATGGTGTATGTCTCACCGTGATTGAACAACATGGTGATGCATTTGTGTTTGATGTCTCACGCGAAACCATTACCCATTCGTTAATTGGTGAATGGAAAGTCGGTGCGCGTGTGAACCTTGAAATGGCGATGTTGCCCACCACACGCCTGGGCGGTCACTTAGTGTCAGGTCATGTCGATGGTTTGGCACAGTTGTGTCAACTGGAGACCGATGCGCGATCAACTAGGATGGTGTTTCGTGCGCCGGCAGATTTGAGTCGATACATTGCACGCAAAGGTAGTATTACGATCAATGGTGTCAGTCTCACGGTGAATTCCGTGGCGGGCGATGAATTCGACGTGAATGTGATTCCGCATACGTTTGAAGTGACCACGCTTGGCGGTCTCGGTATAGGAGATAAGGTGCATATCGAGGTGGACTTGATTGCGCGCTATCTGGAACGTCTAATGAGCGGCGAGCAGCCGCAGCACTCAAGCTTGACTGCGGGTTTTCTGGCTGAGCATGGCTTTAAATCCAGTTAA
- the ribD gene encoding bifunctional diaminohydroxyphosphoribosylaminopyrimidine deaminase/5-amino-6-(5-phosphoribosylamino)uracil reductase RibD produces the protein MSHSIANTSVDPGESIMQRVLELAAQGTASTQPNPRVACVIVNNGEIVGEGVHQRAGEPHAERLALEQAGERARGGTAYVNLEPCCHQGRTPPCTDGLIDAGISKVIAAMRDPNPLVEGGGFEMLAAAGIEVEHGLMEEQARWLNRGFVSRMTRERPWVTLKTGATLDGRTAAYDGTSKWITSAEARIRVQELRAASSAVITGIGTVQADDPSLDVRIDGALRQPLRVVLDSHLQLTDNARVIGQDGHCHVFTLSQDEQRIDALSAAGVEVVALSDLSSGRISLPEMLAELAKWQCNEVLIEAGSTLSGAFIESGLVDELALFYAGSILGDKAQSMFQFEQPVPFDQRAEFVINNAEMIGPDVFVQALNQHSWQSLNQN, from the coding sequence ATGAGTCATAGTATAGCTAATACCAGCGTGGACCCCGGTGAGTCGATTATGCAGCGAGTTCTAGAGCTTGCTGCTCAAGGGACTGCGAGTACGCAACCTAACCCTAGAGTTGCGTGTGTGATCGTGAATAATGGTGAAATCGTTGGTGAAGGCGTTCACCAGCGCGCCGGTGAGCCGCATGCTGAGCGACTCGCGTTGGAACAAGCCGGTGAGCGTGCTCGTGGCGGAACCGCGTATGTGAACCTCGAGCCATGTTGTCATCAAGGCCGTACCCCACCGTGCACCGATGGGTTGATCGACGCTGGTATCAGCAAAGTGATTGCTGCAATGCGTGATCCAAACCCCTTAGTCGAAGGTGGCGGTTTCGAGATGCTAGCGGCAGCCGGAATTGAAGTAGAGCACGGTTTGATGGAGGAACAGGCGCGTTGGTTAAATCGCGGCTTTGTCAGTCGCATGACGCGCGAACGCCCTTGGGTAACGCTAAAAACTGGCGCTACTCTGGATGGACGCACCGCAGCTTATGACGGCACCAGCAAATGGATTACCAGTGCAGAAGCGCGAATCCGAGTCCAAGAATTACGCGCCGCCAGCTCGGCCGTCATCACCGGTATTGGAACAGTTCAGGCGGATGATCCCAGTTTGGATGTGCGTATTGACGGAGCGCTACGTCAGCCTTTACGTGTGGTGCTGGATAGCCATCTGCAATTGACTGACAATGCACGAGTTATTGGTCAGGATGGCCACTGTCATGTGTTTACGTTGTCGCAAGACGAGCAGCGAATTGATGCGCTGAGCGCGGCTGGTGTCGAAGTGGTGGCATTATCGGATCTGAGTTCAGGGCGTATCAGTCTGCCGGAAATGCTGGCTGAATTGGCGAAATGGCAATGTAATGAAGTACTTATCGAGGCCGGTTCCACCTTAAGTGGTGCGTTTATTGAATCCGGGCTGGTCGATGAGTTAGCGTTATTTTATGCGGGTAGCATTTTAGGGGATAAGGCCCAAAGCATGTTTCAATTTGAGCAACCCGTGCCCTTTGATCAGCGTGCGGAGTTTGTAATAAACAATGCCGAAATGATCGGCCCCGACGTGTTCGTGCAAGCATTGAATCAACACAGCTGGCAGTCGCTGAATCAGAACTGA
- the nrdR gene encoding transcriptional regulator NrdR yields the protein MRCPFCQNEDTRVIDSRLTEDRDAVRRRRSCEACGERFSTMEEASLKLPYIVKSNGDREHYDESKLARGLERALEKRPVESREIELILHRIKRNLLTSGEREIPAREIGELVMNELREVDQVAYVRFASVYRSFQDVDAFSDEIRRLQRQTVRGRRESRAKLQEKDRDDTHKS from the coding sequence ATGCGTTGCCCGTTTTGCCAAAACGAAGATACCCGAGTCATTGATTCTCGTCTTACTGAGGACCGTGATGCGGTGCGCCGTCGGCGGTCCTGTGAGGCCTGCGGGGAACGCTTTTCGACCATGGAAGAGGCGAGTCTGAAACTACCTTATATCGTCAAGTCCAACGGCGATAGAGAGCACTACGATGAATCTAAATTGGCGCGCGGTCTTGAGCGGGCGCTCGAAAAACGCCCTGTTGAGTCGCGCGAAATCGAACTAATATTGCATCGCATAAAACGCAATCTTTTGACTTCTGGAGAGCGCGAGATTCCAGCCCGTGAAATCGGAGAACTGGTAATGAACGAACTGCGCGAAGTTGATCAGGTCGCCTACGTACGCTTTGCGTCTGTGTATCGCTCTTTTCAGGATGTCGACGCGTTTAGCGATGAAATTCGTCGATTACAGCGGCAGACGGTTCGAGGGCGGCGTGAGTCGCGCGCGAAACTGCAAGAAAAAGATCGCGATGATACTCACAAATCCTGA